The following proteins come from a genomic window of Heliomicrobium gestii:
- the cobI gene encoding precorrin-2 C(20)-methyltransferase produces the protein MKGTFTGIGVGPGDPELLTFKAARLISEADVIIAPLSKEGRESTALRIVQSHIGPEAQVCHLEFPMTLDAEKLARSWSENHQVILGFLRQGKKVVFITIGDPMVYSTYMYMYERLKEANVAITTVPGITSFTAASCRAGVPLAEAEETITIIPATTDCENLDQLFALSDTLVLMKVYKNKDQIIDLLEKHGLKSRAVLISRCGLDGEIIETDLDKVRGKAINYLSIIIAKKEKKAHSAVEEARGVVRSA, from the coding sequence ATGAAGGGAACCTTTACTGGCATCGGCGTCGGACCGGGCGATCCGGAACTGCTCACCTTCAAAGCGGCCCGCTTGATCAGCGAGGCTGACGTGATCATCGCCCCCTTGTCCAAAGAGGGGCGGGAGAGCACGGCCTTGCGCATCGTCCAATCCCACATCGGCCCGGAGGCGCAGGTCTGTCACCTGGAGTTTCCCATGACCTTGGATGCCGAGAAGCTGGCCCGTTCCTGGAGCGAGAATCACCAGGTCATCTTGGGATTTCTGCGCCAGGGAAAGAAAGTGGTCTTTATCACCATCGGCGATCCGATGGTCTACAGCACCTACATGTACATGTACGAGCGGCTGAAAGAAGCGAACGTGGCCATCACGACCGTTCCCGGCATCACCTCCTTTACAGCGGCCAGTTGCCGCGCCGGCGTGCCCCTGGCCGAGGCGGAGGAGACGATCACCATCATCCCCGCCACCACGGACTGCGAAAACCTGGATCAACTCTTTGCCCTCTCAGACACGCTCGTCCTGATGAAGGTCTATAAAAACAAGGATCAGATCATCGATCTGCTGGAAAAGCATGGACTGAAATCGCGGGCCGTCTTGATCAGCCGCTGCGGCCTTGACGGCGAGATCATCGAGACCGATCTGGACAAGGTGCGGGGGAAGGCCATCAACTACCTGTCCATCATCATCGCCAAGAAAGAAAAAAAGGCTCATTCAGCCGTCGAGGAGGCGCGCGGCGTCGTCCGTTCCGCCTAA
- a CDS encoding ABC transporter ATP-binding protein: MEQTKAKAKAPLLRVKEMAFAYRGGASLMEKIDLSIDRGRFYGILGPNGAGKSTLMNLLTGALSPSRGEILYRSKSVGSYAKKELARRFAVVPQDYGVDFPFQVLEMVLMGRKPHLRRFQQPSETDMDIVYEAMRVSGTLAFSEKRMTELSGGEKQRVIFARALAQDPEVLFLDEATSNLDVKHKLALLGTVRKLNQEKGLTVIAVMHDFNLAGLYCDDLILLDKGTVFAVGPVSDVLTKENVFTVFGVDVDILTNRDNGKVQVLLKDEGTRQRGTQ, translated from the coding sequence ATGGAGCAAACAAAAGCGAAGGCAAAAGCGCCATTGCTGCGCGTGAAGGAGATGGCCTTCGCCTACCGGGGCGGCGCGTCCTTGATGGAAAAGATCGATCTGTCGATCGACCGGGGCCGTTTCTACGGGATATTGGGCCCTAACGGCGCAGGCAAATCGACCCTGATGAACCTGCTCACCGGCGCCTTATCGCCGAGCCGCGGCGAGATCCTCTATCGCAGCAAGAGTGTCGGCAGCTATGCCAAAAAGGAACTGGCCCGGCGCTTCGCCGTCGTGCCCCAAGACTATGGGGTGGATTTCCCCTTCCAAGTGCTGGAGATGGTTCTGATGGGGCGCAAGCCGCACCTGAGACGTTTTCAGCAACCGAGCGAAACCGACATGGACATCGTCTACGAGGCGATGCGCGTCAGCGGCACCCTCGCCTTCTCCGAAAAAAGGATGACCGAACTGAGCGGCGGCGAAAAACAGCGGGTGATCTTCGCGCGAGCGCTGGCGCAAGACCCCGAGGTGCTCTTCCTGGATGAGGCCACATCGAACCTGGATGTGAAGCACAAGCTGGCCTTGCTGGGCACGGTGCGGAAGCTGAATCAGGAAAAGGGCCTGACAGTGATCGCCGTGATGCATGACTTCAACCTGGCGGGTCTCTACTGCGATGACCTGATCCTGCTGGACAAGGGAACCGTCTTCGCCGTCGGTCCTGTCAGCGACGTGTTGACGAAAGAGAATGTGTTCACCGTTTTCGGTGTTGATGTCGATATCCTGACAAATCGGGACAACGGCAAGGTGCAAGTCCTGCTCAAGGACGAGGGAACACGGCAAAGAGGTACACAATAA
- a CDS encoding sirohydrochlorin cobaltochelatase codes for MANAKVKSDKPAILLVAFGTSVPEGRAALDHIEAEVKAAFPGVEVRWSYTSSMIRKKIAREQQLLIDSPLTALAKLRDDGYNQVVVHSLHVFPGREYCDLEEIVKSLQTMQTSDGPVFDKLVLSDSLLHEFNDYRRACDAIAGLIPENSDEEALLLMGHGTDHRALSAFGCLNDLLRHQYRGQNVMLATVEGYPELQHALGDLAASGVKKVKLAPFLVVAGGHAQKDMAGDEPHSWKSQLEAKGYEVSAHMQGLGENDAIVGMMVDHLKKAWG; via the coding sequence ATGGCAAACGCAAAAGTGAAATCGGACAAACCGGCCATTCTCCTTGTCGCCTTCGGCACGAGCGTGCCCGAAGGGCGGGCGGCCCTGGATCATATCGAGGCCGAGGTCAAAGCAGCCTTCCCTGGCGTAGAGGTGCGCTGGTCCTATACCTCCTCCATGATCCGCAAAAAAATCGCCCGGGAACAACAACTGCTCATCGACAGCCCATTGACGGCCCTGGCGAAACTGAGAGATGACGGCTACAACCAGGTGGTTGTTCACTCCCTGCATGTCTTTCCCGGCCGGGAGTACTGCGACCTTGAAGAGATCGTCAAAAGCCTCCAAACGATGCAGACCAGCGACGGCCCTGTCTTTGACAAACTGGTGCTCAGCGACTCGCTCCTTCATGAATTCAACGATTACCGGCGCGCCTGTGACGCCATCGCCGGCCTCATCCCGGAAAACAGCGACGAGGAAGCGCTGCTGCTCATGGGCCATGGGACCGACCACCGGGCCTTGAGCGCCTTCGGCTGCTTAAATGATCTCCTGCGCCACCAGTACCGGGGCCAGAACGTAATGCTCGCCACTGTCGAGGGCTACCCGGAGTTGCAACACGCCCTGGGCGACCTGGCCGCCAGCGGCGTGAAAAAGGTCAAGCTCGCGCCCTTTTTGGTCGTGGCCGGCGGCCATGCCCAAAAGGATATGGCCGGCGATGAGCCCCATTCCTGGAAAAGCCAGTTGGAAGCCAAGGGGTATGAGGTGAGCGCCCACATGCAAGGGTTGGGCGAGAACGACGCCATCGTCGGCATGATGGTGGATCACCTCAAGAAAGCCTGGGGATAG
- a CDS encoding carboxymuconolactone decarboxylase family protein, which translates to MNAESRWERGYKKLLEVDGHAGEAVKNSLNEISPDLVRYIVEYAFGDIYCRDGLDLKSKEIAVVAALTALGNAQPQLKVHFNGALNVGCTINEVKEIILQMSAYSGFPTCINAMNALQDVLQERRAQGITDRTGEAPTNTASPYNAGNLDHRAGSDADRYARGAQALSVLDEQQVARLEQAYADFSPDLINLILSNYADVYARDNLDKKYRQIATIAALTALGNAQPQLKFHIHAGLNVGLEAAQIIEIMLLMTVYAGFPAAINGTNVLKEVMRERNRER; encoded by the coding sequence ATGAACGCGGAAAGTCGCTGGGAACGGGGTTATAAAAAACTGCTTGAAGTGGATGGACACGCTGGAGAAGCGGTGAAGAACAGCCTCAACGAAATCTCGCCTGATCTGGTGCGCTACATCGTGGAGTATGCCTTCGGCGACATCTATTGCCGAGACGGCTTGGATCTGAAATCGAAGGAAATCGCCGTCGTCGCGGCATTGACGGCGCTGGGCAACGCGCAGCCCCAGTTGAAGGTTCATTTCAACGGCGCTTTGAATGTCGGCTGCACTATCAACGAAGTGAAAGAGATCATCCTACAGATGTCGGCCTATTCCGGTTTTCCCACCTGCATCAATGCAATGAACGCCTTGCAGGATGTCCTTCAGGAACGCCGCGCGCAAGGGATCACCGACCGGACCGGCGAAGCCCCGACGAACACGGCAAGCCCCTACAACGCCGGGAACCTTGACCACAGGGCGGGCTCGGACGCGGACCGCTATGCACGGGGCGCCCAGGCGCTTTCGGTGTTGGACGAGCAGCAGGTGGCGCGGCTGGAACAGGCCTATGCCGACTTTTCGCCAGACCTGATCAATCTCATCCTGAGCAACTACGCCGATGTGTACGCCAGGGACAACCTCGATAAAAAATACCGCCAAATCGCCACGATCGCGGCGTTGACGGCACTGGGCAATGCGCAGCCTCAACTTAAGTTTCATATCCACGCGGGGTTGAATGTGGGGTTGGAAGCGGCGCAGATCATCGAGATCATGTTGTTGATGACGGTCTATGCGGGGTTTCCTGCGGCGATCAACGGGACCAATGTGTTGAAGGAAGTCATGCGGGAGAGAAATCGCGAACGTTAA
- a CDS encoding DUF1501 domain-containing protein, which yields MDSITRRQFLVGAGITTAVLGAGALSGCANGLFPAQLAFAGTGSAPRTDRTLVVIQMAGGNDGLNTLIPYQNDAYYNNRPTIAVKADAVLPLDEQVGLSPALAGIHRLYGAGRVAIAQGVGYPKPDRSHFRSMDIWNLADPDTRAQQGWLARYMASTPDANHPMRAVVIGNQMLLALSGELSVPVIPSLNNYKLAKETALVEAFKQMYATAASTDPYLSVKRKGNSLIASVEQVERLKGTSQGYPSTTLGRALADAAALIKGETQTQVIYTQLGGFDTHAGQVQTQTNQLKQVDEAVSHFCQDLDESGKADQVLLLLFSEFGRRVHENASGGTDHGTAGPVFFIGAPVKGGLYGEYPSLTDLDQGDLKFTTDFRRLYATVIDRFLGGSSETVLGGRFDPIDFM from the coding sequence ATGGATTCGATCACACGCAGGCAGTTTCTCGTCGGCGCCGGCATCACCACTGCGGTCTTGGGCGCCGGCGCCCTCAGCGGATGCGCCAACGGGCTTTTCCCGGCACAATTGGCTTTTGCCGGCACAGGTTCGGCGCCCCGCACCGACAGAACCCTCGTCGTCATCCAAATGGCCGGTGGGAACGACGGGCTCAACACCCTCATTCCCTATCAGAATGACGCTTATTACAATAACCGACCCACCATTGCCGTCAAAGCCGATGCGGTCCTGCCCCTTGATGAGCAGGTCGGTCTGTCCCCTGCTCTTGCAGGCATCCATCGCCTTTATGGGGCTGGGCGCGTGGCCATCGCCCAAGGTGTCGGCTATCCCAAACCGGACCGCTCTCATTTTCGCTCCATGGACATCTGGAACCTGGCCGATCCGGATACCCGGGCGCAACAAGGCTGGTTGGCGCGCTACATGGCCTCGACACCCGATGCCAATCACCCCATGCGGGCCGTTGTCATCGGCAACCAGATGTTGCTGGCGCTTTCTGGCGAACTGTCCGTTCCAGTCATCCCTTCGCTGAACAACTACAAATTAGCCAAGGAGACGGCCCTGGTCGAGGCGTTTAAACAGATGTATGCAACGGCAGCATCCACCGACCCATACCTCTCAGTGAAACGAAAAGGCAACAGCCTGATCGCCTCTGTGGAACAAGTGGAGCGCCTCAAAGGGACGTCGCAAGGCTACCCGTCGACAACCCTGGGACGAGCCTTGGCCGACGCGGCCGCTTTGATCAAAGGGGAAACGCAGACGCAAGTCATCTACACCCAACTGGGCGGCTTCGACACTCACGCCGGACAGGTGCAGACCCAAACCAATCAACTGAAACAGGTTGACGAGGCTGTCAGCCATTTCTGCCAGGACCTGGACGAATCCGGCAAGGCTGATCAGGTGTTGCTCCTGCTCTTTTCCGAGTTTGGCCGGCGCGTCCACGAGAACGCATCCGGCGGCACCGATCACGGCACAGCGGGACCGGTCTTTTTCATCGGCGCGCCCGTCAAAGGCGGTCTGTATGGCGAATATCCCTCGTTGACCGACCTGGATCAGGGCGATCTGAAGTTCACCACCGACTTCCGGCGCCTTTATGCCACGGTGATCGACCGATTCCTCGGCGGATCGTCCGAGACGGTGTTAGGCGGAAGGTTTGACCCCATCGACTTTATGTAG
- a CDS encoding ABC transporter ATP-binding protein, whose protein sequence is MISITNVTKRYADGTVSVKDLNLHIAPGEFFGLLGPNGAGKTTTIRMLVALLAPTEGQIRLNGHAVRPEQVAFKADIGLVPQHINLEPELTVEQNLYLHGLLYSLPQERIRRRIEELIDFIEMQEKRHSPVNKLSGGMKRKVLIARALMHEPKIILLDEPTVGLDVHSRRKVWDVIKALNAKGITMVLTTHYLEEAETLCSRIGLLNKGRLILEGTTEELKRRVGEIVVERFVHDKTEVYLFPSQAEALAFAQTVQAGTISIRKAKLEDIFVKLTEETK, encoded by the coding sequence TTGATTTCGATTACGAACGTCACCAAACGGTACGCCGACGGCACCGTTTCGGTGAAGGATCTGAACCTGCATATCGCCCCGGGCGAGTTTTTCGGCCTCCTCGGCCCGAACGGCGCGGGGAAGACGACGACGATCCGCATGCTCGTCGCCTTGCTCGCGCCGACAGAGGGGCAGATCCGGCTCAACGGCCATGCGGTGCGACCGGAACAGGTCGCCTTCAAGGCCGACATCGGGCTGGTGCCGCAGCACATCAATCTGGAGCCAGAACTGACGGTGGAGCAGAACCTCTACCTGCACGGCCTGCTCTACAGCTTGCCGCAGGAGCGGATTCGCCGCCGCATCGAAGAACTGATCGATTTTATCGAGATGCAGGAAAAGCGCCACAGCCCCGTGAACAAGCTCTCCGGCGGGATGAAGCGCAAGGTGCTCATCGCCCGCGCCCTGATGCACGAACCGAAGATCATCCTCCTCGACGAACCGACGGTCGGCCTGGATGTGCACAGCCGACGGAAGGTGTGGGACGTGATCAAGGCGCTCAACGCCAAGGGGATCACGATGGTGCTCACGACCCACTACCTGGAGGAAGCGGAGACTTTGTGCAGCCGCATCGGCCTCTTGAACAAGGGCCGGCTGATCCTGGAAGGGACGACAGAAGAACTGAAGCGGCGCGTCGGCGAGATCGTGGTGGAGCGCTTTGTCCACGACAAGACAGAGGTCTATCTCTTTCCCAGCCAGGCCGAGGCGCTGGCCTTCGCCCAGACGGTGCAAGCGGGCACGATCAGCATCCGCAAAGCCAAGCTGGAAGACATTTTCGTCAAACTGACCGAGGAAACGAAATGA
- a CDS encoding ABC transporter substrate-binding protein, whose product MEMVSKLWRTLTLSALVAALAITAGCGASGGKEGPAKTAPGAAAKTSANGAITVVDDAKRTIQLAQPARRIISLYSGHTENLFSLGLNDAIIGVSESETYPPEVKNKAAFDYRADAEKVIAAKPDLVLIRTTVFERNRDFVDKLEQVGIPVVALFPENLDDFYRNMDILGTLTGRQAEAETCKGEMKQRLADFDAIARSIPENQRKRVFLEATKDPVKTVTSDSMAALVLQKAGAINVAADAKAVKEGSSIASYGDERLLTKAGEIDVYLAQKGVMNRVTEQEIYQRPGFEAIKAIKEKQVYLIDGDMISRPTMRLLKGIEELGQRLYPDYYSNIKGK is encoded by the coding sequence ATGGAAATGGTGAGCAAGCTGTGGCGAACACTGACCCTATCGGCCCTTGTGGCGGCCCTGGCGATCACCGCAGGCTGCGGCGCAAGCGGCGGCAAGGAAGGGCCAGCCAAGACGGCCCCCGGCGCAGCGGCCAAGACGAGCGCCAACGGGGCCATCACCGTCGTCGACGACGCGAAGCGGACGATTCAACTGGCTCAGCCGGCGCGGCGGATCATCTCGCTCTACAGCGGCCATACGGAAAACCTCTTTTCCTTGGGCCTGAACGACGCGATCATCGGCGTCTCCGAATCGGAGACCTACCCGCCGGAAGTGAAAAACAAAGCCGCCTTCGACTACCGCGCCGACGCCGAAAAGGTGATCGCCGCCAAACCGGATCTGGTGCTGATCCGCACCACCGTCTTTGAGCGAAACCGGGACTTCGTCGACAAGCTGGAACAGGTGGGCATTCCTGTCGTGGCCCTTTTTCCGGAGAACCTCGATGACTTTTACCGCAACATGGACATCCTGGGGACGCTGACGGGCCGGCAGGCCGAGGCGGAGACATGCAAGGGCGAGATGAAACAGCGCCTGGCAGACTTTGACGCCATCGCCCGGTCGATCCCGGAGAACCAGCGCAAGCGCGTCTTCCTGGAAGCGACCAAAGACCCCGTGAAGACGGTCACCTCCGATTCAATGGCCGCTCTGGTGCTGCAAAAAGCGGGCGCCATCAACGTGGCCGCCGACGCGAAGGCCGTCAAGGAGGGCAGTTCCATCGCCAGCTACGGCGATGAGCGACTGTTGACCAAAGCCGGCGAGATCGATGTGTACTTGGCGCAAAAAGGCGTCATGAACCGCGTGACTGAGCAGGAGATCTACCAACGCCCCGGCTTTGAGGCGATCAAAGCGATCAAGGAAAAGCAGGTCTACCTGATCGACGGCGACATGATCTCCCGGCCGACCATGCGCCTGCTCAAAGGGATCGAAGAACTGGGACAGCGGCTCTATCCCGACTACTACAGCAACATAAAAGGAAAGTAG
- a CDS encoding MerR family transcriptional regulator: protein MADISVKEAAEVAKIKPHTLRYYESIGLLKDIQRNAAGQRVYSEADLRWLAFINRLRATGMSIRKMQEYARLRHLGDSTVSERKALLCEHLKEMDDKIAKLLEVREYVVGKIEIYNEMEETLHERGKSLGTGL from the coding sequence ATGGCCGACATCAGCGTCAAAGAAGCGGCAGAGGTGGCAAAAATAAAGCCCCATACGCTGCGCTATTACGAAAGCATCGGGCTTTTGAAGGACATCCAACGAAATGCCGCCGGGCAACGGGTGTATAGTGAAGCGGATTTGCGCTGGCTGGCCTTTATCAACCGCTTGCGCGCCACCGGGATGAGCATTCGCAAGATGCAGGAATACGCGCGGTTGCGCCATCTCGGGGACAGCACCGTTTCCGAACGAAAAGCCTTGCTCTGCGAACACCTCAAAGAGATGGACGACAAGATCGCCAAACTGCTGGAAGTCCGGGAGTACGTGGTCGGCAAAATCGAGATTTACAATGAAATGGAGGAAACGCTGCATGAACGCGGAAAGTCGCTGGGAACGGGGTTATAA
- a CDS encoding DUF1800 domain-containing protein produces MLRRAGFGGSLTYPTPINAAAPEAWLQTDPHPPSLTGVVNDDGGEPLKDEEAKKARRQREQENLKALRAAWLQRMTEGSFPLQEKLALFWHNHFATSSVKVTRSLYMARQYDLFYRHGLGKFGDLLKAVTRDTAMLLWLDGNRNTAKAPNENYAREVMELFTLGVGHYTEMDIKNAARAFTGWQVDKAGQSVFNKKIHDAGAKTLFAKSGPFDADGVIHLLLEHPQTARFITAKVLRHFYRENPEPALVEELAGLYRQSDYDMKALLGALFARKEFVQAAQERSLVKYPTQFLAETVRLTGIRLTADQISHWMNEMGQLLFTPPNVAGWPGGEVWLNSATLRSRFQFAQEAARLAKQGLLVQSLPPTAEAALAQWSQQLCLALSASSRAALLGYAQGAWSATKAQGLLALLLISPENQRL; encoded by the coding sequence TTGCTGCGAAGGGCCGGCTTCGGAGGCAGCCTTACCTATCCCACCCCAATAAATGCAGCGGCTCCCGAGGCCTGGCTGCAAACAGACCCCCATCCCCCCTCCCTAACCGGTGTCGTCAACGATGATGGCGGCGAACCGCTCAAAGACGAAGAAGCCAAGAAAGCCCGCCGCCAGCGGGAGCAAGAGAATCTGAAAGCCCTGCGGGCCGCTTGGCTGCAACGGATGACCGAAGGGTCTTTTCCCCTCCAGGAAAAGCTGGCCCTCTTCTGGCACAACCATTTTGCGACCTCCTCAGTCAAGGTGACACGCAGTCTCTACATGGCCCGCCAGTACGACCTCTTCTACCGGCACGGCTTGGGCAAGTTCGGCGATCTGCTGAAAGCGGTGACGCGCGATACCGCCATGTTGCTCTGGCTCGACGGCAACCGCAACACCGCCAAAGCGCCCAATGAGAACTACGCCCGCGAAGTGATGGAACTCTTCACCCTGGGCGTGGGCCATTACACGGAAATGGACATCAAAAACGCCGCCCGGGCCTTTACGGGCTGGCAGGTGGACAAGGCGGGCCAAAGCGTCTTTAACAAAAAAATCCATGACGCGGGCGCCAAGACCCTCTTTGCAAAAAGCGGCCCCTTCGACGCCGACGGCGTCATACACCTGCTTCTGGAACATCCCCAGACAGCCCGGTTCATCACCGCCAAGGTGCTGCGCCATTTTTACCGGGAGAATCCCGAGCCGGCGCTGGTCGAGGAACTGGCCGGACTCTATCGCCAGAGCGATTACGATATGAAAGCGCTCCTGGGCGCGCTCTTTGCCCGGAAGGAATTTGTTCAGGCCGCCCAGGAACGAAGCCTGGTAAAATACCCCACCCAGTTTCTCGCCGAGACTGTCCGCCTCACCGGCATCCGCCTGACGGCAGACCAGATCTCCCACTGGATGAACGAGATGGGGCAGTTGCTGTTTACGCCGCCCAACGTGGCCGGATGGCCCGGCGGCGAGGTCTGGCTGAACAGCGCCACGTTGCGTTCACGCTTTCAGTTTGCCCAGGAGGCCGCCCGCCTGGCGAAGCAGGGGCTTCTGGTCCAATCGTTGCCGCCAACGGCAGAGGCGGCGTTGGCGCAGTGGTCCCAACAGTTGTGCCTGGCTCTGTCCGCCAGTAGCCGTGCGGCCTTGCTTGGCTACGCCCAGGGCGCCTGGTCAGCGACCAAGGCCCAGGGACTCCTCGCGCTGCTGCTCATCTCGCCGGAAAACCAGAGGTTGTAG
- a CDS encoding ABC transporter permease, translating into MSGFYAVLLREYWFFRSRFWQFTTSAMISPILYLIAFGWGLGKVVQMEGISYFNFIIPGIVALSTMNASFNAVATPTSIARLYDKTYEEYITAPIRVWSYAAGKIIAGALRGTYSAAILLTLTVLLRAEVHITAGFVLLLFLNSLVFASLGFLAAMKIRSHPDMTRFTSYFITPMSFLCGTFFSVDSVPALAKHLINLLPLTYASLGLRAIALGNDFPWHAPVVQLAFLAAFWVLGTRACYRVEQS; encoded by the coding sequence ATGTCCGGTTTCTACGCCGTGTTGCTGCGGGAATACTGGTTTTTCCGCAGCCGCTTCTGGCAATTTACGACCAGCGCCATGATCTCGCCGATCCTCTACCTGATCGCCTTCGGCTGGGGCCTGGGCAAGGTGGTGCAGATGGAGGGCATCTCCTATTTCAACTTCATCATCCCCGGCATCGTCGCCCTGAGCACGATGAACGCCAGCTTCAACGCCGTGGCTACGCCCACCTCGATCGCCCGGCTCTATGACAAGACCTACGAGGAATACATCACGGCGCCGATCCGCGTCTGGTCCTACGCCGCCGGCAAGATCATCGCTGGGGCCTTGCGGGGAACCTATTCGGCGGCCATCCTGCTGACCCTCACCGTCCTGCTGCGGGCCGAGGTGCATATCACCGCCGGCTTCGTCTTGCTGCTCTTTTTGAATAGCCTCGTCTTCGCCAGCCTCGGCTTTCTCGCCGCCATGAAGATTCGCTCCCATCCCGACATGACCCGCTTCACGAGCTACTTCATCACGCCCATGTCCTTTCTCTGCGGCACCTTTTTCTCCGTCGACTCCGTTCCGGCGCTGGCCAAGCATCTCATCAACCTCCTCCCGCTCACCTATGCCAGCCTTGGCCTGCGGGCCATCGCGCTGGGGAACGATTTTCCCTGGCATGCCCCTGTGGTGCAACTGGCCTTCCTGGCCGCCTTCTGGGTGCTGGGCACGCGGGCCTGTTACCGGGTGGAGCAGAGCTGA
- a CDS encoding Fic family protein, translating to MMSFRNEKLERASWPNSVISLLTRIAEYKGKQALFERQIPEILKAMKETAVIQSTEASNRIEGIYVSTRRITALVQEKSEPKNRSEAEVAGYRDVLKLIHESAPYIPVNENVIHQFHRDLMNYATGAGGSWKASENYIRETLPSGETRVRFQTVPAVMTPDAMKELTERYEQVKNQGTVNELLIMAAYVLDFLCVHPFPDGNGRMARLLTLLLLYRSGYEVGRYISLEKVIEEDKEHYYDALHRSSLGWHEGRHVLLPWTEFFLSMLLKAYQRFEERVGVVSEANRKRGWKEEKVQEVVLAMLADFSFSDIQERCPGISRPTIQKVLNRLARQDVIVCIEYGRNARWRKIIM from the coding sequence ATGATGTCGTTTCGAAATGAAAAGCTGGAGAGAGCGTCCTGGCCCAATTCCGTCATCTCACTGCTGACGCGAATTGCCGAGTACAAAGGGAAGCAGGCGCTTTTTGAGCGGCAGATTCCGGAGATTTTGAAGGCGATGAAAGAAACGGCCGTCATCCAGAGCACAGAAGCGTCGAACCGGATCGAAGGCATCTATGTGTCGACCCGGCGGATCACCGCGCTGGTCCAGGAGAAGTCGGAACCGAAAAACCGGTCAGAGGCAGAGGTGGCCGGCTATCGTGACGTGCTGAAACTGATCCATGAATCGGCGCCCTATATCCCTGTGAACGAAAACGTGATTCACCAGTTTCACCGGGATCTCATGAACTACGCGACCGGCGCAGGTGGCTCCTGGAAGGCCTCCGAAAACTATATCCGAGAGACGCTTCCGTCGGGAGAAACAAGGGTTCGGTTCCAAACGGTCCCGGCTGTGATGACCCCGGATGCGATGAAGGAATTGACGGAGCGGTATGAACAGGTAAAAAACCAGGGCACGGTCAATGAATTGCTGATCATGGCCGCTTACGTTCTTGACTTTTTGTGCGTCCATCCCTTTCCTGACGGGAACGGGAGAATGGCCCGTTTGCTGACCCTGTTGCTGTTGTACCGGAGCGGCTACGAGGTTGGACGCTACATCAGTCTGGAAAAGGTGATCGAGGAAGACAAAGAGCATTATTATGACGCCCTGCATCGCTCGTCCCTTGGCTGGCATGAGGGGCGGCATGTGCTGCTGCCTTGGACGGAATTTTTCTTGTCCATGCTGCTGAAAGCGTACCAGCGTTTTGAGGAACGGGTTGGCGTCGTGTCGGAAGCCAACCGGAAACGGGGTTGGAAGGAAGAAAAGGTCCAGGAAGTGGTCCTGGCTATGCTGGCCGACTTCAGTTTTTCCGATATTCAGGAACGCTGCCCCGGAATCAGCCGGCCAACCATTCAGAAGGTCCTCAATCGGTTGGCGAGGCAGGATGTCATCGTCTGTATTGAGTATGGGAGAAATGCGAGGTGGAGAAAGATCATCATGTAA